Proteins encoded within one genomic window of Lagenorhynchus albirostris chromosome 9, mLagAlb1.1, whole genome shotgun sequence:
- the TSPAN18 gene encoding tetraspanin-18, producing the protein MEGDCLSCMKYLMFVFNFFIFLGGACLLGIGIWVMVDPTGFREIVAANPLLITGAYILLAMGGLLFLLGFLGCCGAVRENKCLLLLFFLFILIIFLAELSAAILAFIFRENLTREFFTKELTKHYQGNNDTDVFSATWNSVMITFGCCGVNGPEDFKFASVFRLLTLDSDEVPEACCRREPQSRDGVLLSREECLLGKDLFLNKQGCYTVILNAFETYVYLAGALAIGVLAIELFAMVFAMCLFRGIQ; encoded by the exons ATGGAAGGCGACTGTCTGAGCTGCATGAAGTATCTGATGTTTGTGTTCAATTTCTTCATATTT CTGGGTGGGGCCTGCCTGCTGGGCATCGGCATCTGGGTCATGGTGGACCCCACCGGCTTCCGGGAGATCGTGGCCGCCAACCCCCTACTCATCACGGGCGCCTACATCCTCTTGGCCATGGGGGGCCTGCTTTTTCTGCTTGGCTTCCTGGGCTGCTGCGGGGCCGTCCGGGAGAACAAGTGTCTGCTGCTGTTG TTCTTCCTGTTCATCCTGATCATCTTCCTGGCGGAACTCTCGGCGGCCATCTTGGCCTTCATCTTCAGGGAGAAC ctCACCCGCGAATTCTTCACCAAGGAGCTCACCAAGCACTACCAGGGCAACAACGACACAGACGTCTTCTCTGCCACCTGGAACTCGGTCATGATCACA TTTGGTTGCTGTGGGGTCAACGGGCCTGAAGACTTTAAGTTTGCATCAGTTTTCCGACTCCTGACTTTGGACAGTGACGAGGTGCCGGAGGCCTGCTGCCGGAGAGAACCCCAGAGTCGGGACGGGGTCCTGCTGAGCAGGGAGGAATGCCTCCTGGGAAAGGACCTGTTCCTGAACAAGCAG GGCTGTTACACGGTGATCCTCAACGCCTTCGAAACTTACGTGTACCTGGCCGGAGCCCTCGCCATAGGGGTGCTGGCCATCGAG